In Chryseobacterium sp., the genomic window GTTGTCAAAGCCTTCTATATGTCTTGGCTCTACAGGCATTCTGAGCAGCTTCTGCATTTCAGCCATAATTCTGTTGGTGTGCCTTTCAGGATCAACGATCTGAACCTGTTTTAGCTTTTCAAGACGGTATTCTCTGGCATTCTTTTCGGAAAGCTCCACAATTCTCTTTTTATCCCCAACTTTAGGAACAATCAGTTTTACATTGGGAATCTCAACCGACAAGTGGAAGGGAAGCAGTACTTCTTTAGAATCAGAACTGAATTTCTGACGGATTTCAATCAGAGCCTCTTCCATAATATCTTCATCCGTTTCCTCAAGTATCTTTTTGATTTCAGTGGTAAAACTCTGGATAATATTTCCATTTCTTATCTTGAAAAAATTGACATAAGCAGCCGTTTCATCACTGATCATTCCGAAAACATCCACATCGTCAATATTAGGATTGACCACGGTGTTTTTAGCCTGATAATCTTCCAGGATATCCAGCCTTTCTTTAATGATTTGAGCGGCCTCAAACTGAAGATTGGAGGCCAGTTTCATCATTTGGTTGACCAGGTATTCCTTTGCCTTACGGAAATCTCCTTTGACCATTCCACGGATGGCATCTACTTTTTCATCATATTCTTCTTTACTTTCAAGGTCCTCGCAGGGGCCTTCGCAATTTTTAATGTGATATTCAAGGCAAACCTTGTATTTTCCTTCTGCTATTTTGTTCGGAGAAAGATTTAGATTACAGGTTCTTAATTTATAAATGTGCTTTATGGTATCCAGTAAAATCTTGGCAGGGCGTACCTTCGCGTAGGGGCCATAGTATTCGGAACCGTCCTTAATAACATTTCTGGTCAGAAAGATCCTGGGAAAATCTTCATTTTTAATGCAGATCCATGGATAAGTCTTGTCATCCTTCAGCATGACATTATAGAACGGCTGATGTTCTTTGATCAGGTTATTTTCCAGTAAGAGAGCATCATATTCGTTGTTGACAATAGTTGTTTCCAGACGCTGGATCTTACTGACCATTATTTTGATCCTGTACCCTGAAAGATTTTTATTGAAATAGGAGAGAACCCTTTTCTTAAGATTTTTAGCTTTACCTACGTACAGCAGCTGTTCGTTTTTATCATAATAACGATAAACACCGGGTTCGGATGGTAAAGTTTTGAGCTGTAATTCTAAAGAAGGATTCATGTAACAAAATTAAGGAAACTTTCCCTATTTAAAAAAATTAAACCTGCAGATCACTTGCAGGTTTAATGGTATGTTTAAATTGTTGAGCCGTTTGCCATGGAAGTATATTCACTTATAAGAAAACTGAAATAATCCCATTCTACAGAATTTTTAGGATATTTTTTCATGAATTCTGCATGGTCACCAAAAAGAAAATCATAATTGTCTTCAAAATCATCCTTATGAAGCCACATAATTTTGTTGCCCTTTTTTATATAATAGGATTTGATAACACCGCCTCCCAGCTGTGGAGATCCCATCATAGAAAAACCTGCAGTTTCTTTAGCTCTGGGATCATGGTAAACAGAAATAATCTCACTAAACTCAGGGTTGATCAGCTGCATCAGGAATTCTTTATCATCCTTTTTGTTTTTTAAAGAAACGGTCTGATTTACAAAATGAATCCTGTCATTATTCGTATTCTTGGTCAGTTTCTTTGTGCTGAAATTTCTGATATTGCCCATATATTTAGCAACTTTTGCAATTTTTTCGGCGTTGCTTGGATATACATACATTTCACTGATCTGATCAGCGTTGAAAACAGTATTCTTTTTTGTCGTGCTGTCTTTGATGGCAACTTCATAAATTTGGCCTTTTTTAGTTTCGATCTTATTGCAGAAACCTTTATAGGATGTCCCGTCCTTTAAGATAACAGTCGAGGTTTTCTGTGGAGAGGGAGTATTAAAGCCTTCATTGAACAGGTAAGTCTCCATTTTTTTGATTTCTTCTTTAGAATATTTTACCTTCTGGGCGAAAGATGCTGTACCTGCCAGGCACAATACAAGCAGTAAAGTTTTAAGTCTCATGTATTAAAGTTTTTTATTCGGCGGTAAAAATAGTAAATTATAGTACTTGTTTTGATAAAAAGAGAGAACGATGAAATTTAGTTTCTCCAATTATTGTTAAATGTGTAATTTTAAGAAAATTTTTTAGAAATGATATACGGAGTAGATGTTTTCACTTTCCATGATGTGCTGGAAATCTGTAAAAAACCGAATAAAGCCAAGCTGAATAAAGCCGCTAAAGAACAGATCTTAAAATCTCAGAAAAATGTACAGCAAATAGTAGAATCCGATAGATGTGTATATGGCATCAATACAGGCTTCGGACCATTGTGCGATACTAAAATATCAGCTGATGAAACCGCTCAGTTACAGTATAACTTAATTATATCCCATGCAGTAGGGGTTGGAAAACCCATTGATAAGGAACTTTCAAAAATCATGATGATTGCGAAAGTACATGCTTTGTCAAAAGGATTCTCAGGAGTTTCCCTTGATGTGATCGAAAGAATGATCCTTATGCTTGAAAAAGATATCATTCCGGTAGTTCCTGAGCAGGGATCCGTAGGTGCTTCAGGAGATCTTGCTCCTCTGGCGCATCTGGTACTGCCTTTGCTGGGTCTTGGACAGGTTTGGGAAGGAGATCAGGTATCCGATACCATGGATGTTTTGGAAAAGCATAACCTTGAACCATTGGTTTTAGGACCCAAGGAAGGATTGGGACTGATCAATGGAACACAGTTTATCCTGGCTCATGCCATCAAAGGACTGGAAAAGTTTGAGTACCTCCTAGACCTTGCAGATATGACTGCTGCAATGAGTATTGAAGCTTACAGAGGCTCTGAAAGTCCTTTCAAAAAGGAACTTCATGAGATCAGACCTTTTGAAGGAAGTAAAAAAGTGGCCGCAAGGATGCTTAAATTTCTAAAAGGGTCAGAAAATATGAAAGCCCATGAAGACTGCGAAAGGGTACAGGATCCTTATTCTATGAGATGTGTGCCGCAGGTTCACGGTGCGAGCAGAAATGCTTTTGAACACCTTAGAGGGATGGCAGAAACAGAATTGAACTCCGTTACGGATAATCCAATCGTATTAAGTGCTGAAGAGTCTATCTCCGGAGGAAATTTCCACGGACAATTGATGGCTTTACCTTTAGATTATGCCACATTAGCTGCTGCAGAATTAGGAAATATCTCTGATAGAAGAAGCTACTTACTGCTGGAAGGTAAATACGGACTTCCAAGATTGCTGACGGAAAGCTCAGGGCTGAATTCAGGATTTATGATTCCTCAGTACACTTCCGCAGCTTTGGTTACAGAAAATAAAACATTATGTTTCCCGGCATCAGCAGATTCTATTCCTACCAGCTTAGGACAGGAAGATCATGTTTCCATGGGAAGTATTTCTGGCAGAAAATTCAATCAGGTTCTTGGAAATCTTGTGAATATCTTAGCTGTTGAGCTGATGTTTGCCGCTCAGGGACTGGAGTTCAGAAGACCTTCCAAATGTTCTAAAATCATTGAAGAAAACGTTGCCGTTCTTCGTTCTAAAGTTTCTAAACTTGAAGATGACAGGCTGATCGGACAGGATATGCTGGCCATAGCAGCATTGATCAATGAAAGAAAATTTGTGGTAAATTAATTTAAATACTTGAAAGCTTCCGAAAGGAGGCTTTTTTACTTAAAAAAACTAATTGTATTCTTGCAGATCAGCAGATCCCGCAGATTATTATGTCGCGTATCAGTCTGCGGAAGATAAAAATAAATAAAAAATGATTATACACCGAGTAAACTCTGCCCATGCGGACTTTCAGAATTTAGTAAAGCTTCTCGACATTGATCTTGCTGTACATAATGGGGAGCAAAATGCCTTTTTTGAACAGTTTAATAAAATTGATCATATCAAAAACTGCATTGTCGCTTATATTGATGAAGTTCCGGCTGCTTGTGGGGCATTCAAAGAACTGTCGCAAGATACTGCTGAAATCAAAAGAATGTACACCGATCCAAAATTCAGAAGAAGAGGGCTTGCTTCTGCAGTTGTAAAAGAACTGGAGGACTGGGCTAAAGAATCTGGTTTTGAAAAAGCGGTTTTGGAAACTTCCGCGGAACTGAAGAACGCGATTTCTGTTTATGAAAAAAGGGGGTTCTGCCGGATTCCGAATTATGGGCAATACGTGGGAGTCGAAACCAGTGTATGTTATGAGAAAATACTATGATATCCATAATATTTTATAGAATTGATTCATAAAACGCTATTAATGTTCAGATAATGCAAAATTAATTTTGAAAGATTGAATAATTCTCAATAAAGTGTTATATTGGTCCCTACCAAAATTATAACATATGAAAAAAAGAGTATTCTTCTTGGCAATATTTTTTGCTTTAAGCTCGTGTAATACGGAAGATCTTCAGAACGAAAGTTCAAAAATGGAGATGAGTCAGAAAGATCCGTTGACGGCAAAACAAATCAATGAAGGAATTAATCAATCCATCAAAACCACAGGTTCTTTCAACTGGAGCAAACAGTCTGATCACTTCCTATGGAGTGCTGTTTTCCAGGGAAACAGGATGGCATCCATTGGATTTGGAGAATCCAAGAATGATTTTGACAGAAGTAAATCGTCAAATAACCGGGCTATGGAAAGCGAGATTTTGTCAATTATAAAAAAATACGAAGGTAAAGATGAAAGAGGCTTTCTCCTGGCAACAGACAAATATCTCAATCAGATGGATGTGATCATTGAAAAAGAAGAAACCATTACGGCACTTCGACAGATGAAGACCATCCGATACCTGGAACCCGGGGATTATCATTATTTCGAAAATGAAAATAAGCTGAATACAGCCGCAAGATCTTCGAGCAGCGGCTCTTCCGGATGCGGCTTTTCATCCACTACCCTGAGTACCGCAGATTATACTTCCACCACGCCAAGTGCAAAAATACCGTGGGCTTTTACCAAACATAATATTCCCGACGCCTGGAGCTACAGTACCGGTGCAGGAGTAACAATAGGCTTAGTGGATACAGGAGTTTCACCGGAGCAAACGCTGTTGGGAAACAGCTTCAATACCGGAGCTTCTTCAGGAAGAACCATCACTAAATTTGGCGTATATAATTCAGATGGTTCCGCTGACCAGTGTGGACACGGAACAAAAATGGCTTCCGTAATGACCGCTCCTAGAAATAATGCAGGATTACCGGTGGGCGTTGCTTATAATGCTAATTTAATTGCTTATCGTGCCGCTACAAACGTCGTTTTGGATACTTCAAGCGAACAGACGGGAGTAAAAACAGCATTTACCGAACTGGCGAATAATGCCAGTGTAAAGATTATTTCCATGTCTATGGGACACATCTTTTCAGTAGGAAAAATTGAAGATGGAGTGAAATATGCCTACTCTAAAGGAAAATTGATTTTCTGTGCAGGCGGAACTTCTACCAGTTTTACGACTTTTGTGGGAGTTATTTTCCCGGCATGGATGCCGGAAACACAGGCGATAACAGGAGTAAAGGAGGGAACATCAAATCAGAAGTGTGATGTCTGCCACTCCGGAAGCGAGATCGATTTTACCTTCCAGATGGAAAGAGCTTCAGGAAATACAGTTCCGGTGTTAAGCTATTATAACGGACAGGCCGATTATGTAGGAGGTTCTTCTGTGGCTACAGCAGCTACAGCGGGAATCGCTGCTTTGGTTTGGGCTAAAAATCCTTCCTGGACAAGAGATCAGGTACTTAATAAAATGAGACAGTCTGCGACTTATTACCCTACTGTTAATTCCAGCTATGGCTATGGAAATATTAATGTTTTAAAGGCCGTACAATAACCCCGATAAATTAGAAAAGGAAGCCCGATGCCGGAAGAAGGAGCTACCGGAGTGTAAAAAAAACTTTCAATTTATTAATGGATTACATTTCCATCAAAAAGCTGAAAGCCATAAAACTCATGGTACCAACTCTTATCTTCCGGCATTCGTCCTTTTCTTTTTATCCAATCCTTACACTGGTCATGCTTAATGATCCTCCAATAAGCTCGTCATTAAATAATGCGAGGTCTTCCGTCCGGTCTTTCAGCCCTACTGTATAAAGCAGGGGAAGATAATGATCTGGAGTGGGAACAGCATATTGCAGAGAAGTTCCCTGTTTTTGGTAATCAATGATCTGCTGAAAATTTCCATCCAGAAGCCAGTTGTTGGTCTTTTCGCGGGCTTCTACAGCCCAGTCCCAGCCGGCTCCTACCGTATTGATATTTTTCCAGTCGATCAGCCGGAGGTTATGAACAATATTTCCGCTTCCGATGATCAGAATACCTTTTTCACGAAGCTTATGAAGTCTTTTAGCCAGGTCATAGTGGTATTGCGGCGGCTTTGTATAATCAATGCTAAGCTGTATTACCGGAATATTGGCTTCAGGATACATATGTTTGATCACAGACCAGGCGCCGTGGTCAAGTCCCCAGCTGTGATCTTCTTCAACCTCTGCCGGTAATAAAAGTTCTGCCGTTTCATGGGCAAGTTCCGGACTTCCGTGAGCGGGATACTGTACATCAAATAATTCTTTGGGAAAACCATAAAAATCATGGATCGTTTTAGGCATCTCCATTGCGGTTACAAAAGTTCCGGGAGTATACCAATGGGCAGAAATACACAGGATAGTATTAGGCGTGGGAATTTCTGTCGCTGCTCTTCGGAATCCCTGTACAAACTGATTTTCTTCAATAGCATTCATCGGTGAGCCGTGTCCTAAAAATAAAACAGGCATTCTCTGAGTGCTTTTAAAGCCATCACTTATGTTTTGCAGATCGTTGAGGTTCATAAATATTGAATATTAAAAAAATAAAAGGTTCAAGGCTTTTAGAAAAATCCCTGAACCTTTTATGAAGTATGTTAAAAATTATGCTTGTTTTACAAACTGTAATTCACCGGCTACTTTTACATCATCACTTACCATTACACCTCCTGCCTCGAGCGCAGCATTCCAGTTTAATCCGAAATCTTTTCTGCTGATTTTTCCTTCAAAAGAAAAACCTGCTTTTGTATTTCCCCATGGGTCAACATTGATTCCTCCGAAATCTACATCCAATGTCACAGATTTTGTGATACCGTTGATGGTAAGATTTCCCACTACCTTATCATTCAAAGCCTGAGATTCAAAAGTAATGGTTGGATGCTCAGATGCATTGAAGAATTCAGCAGACTTTAAGTGATTGTCTCTGTCTGCATTATTGGTGAAAACAGAATCTGTCTGGATCGTAGCAGTGGTTTTTGCGTTGGTAAAAGTATCATCTTCCGCTTCAATTTCTGCGGTGAAAGTTCTGAAACTCCCTTTTACGTTAGAGATCATCATGTGTTTTACTTTAAAAGTAATTTCACTATGTGTTGGGTCTAGGTTCCATTTTGTTGCCATTGTATTTTTATTTTTTGTTTGTTATTAATGATGCAAATGTAGGACAGCGAACAGGTACAAATCATTGATATAGGTTAAGAAATGCAGGATAAGCTTTATATTTTAGATTTCAGGAGCTTTTCCCGCTATCCACTCTTACTCCTCACGCCATAGCTTTGCAATACTGAATCCTCCGGATTTCCCTCTCTTGTTGCGGGGTAACCGCTACTATCGGGGCTAGGGTTCTCTGCATCTTTACTACATCTGTCATTGCGAAGCGCAAAGAGATGAAGCACCCTCAATTGTATCGCAGGTAAAATCCTTACGCCTTACAACAGTATTTTTATAAAATAAGCCGGGCCTTTGTGCCGGCCAACAAACCTCGCAGAATTCTAACATTAAGTTAAGAAATAATTTTCATCATTTCATTATTTCCATTTTCTGAATGTTTTAATTTAACATTTCTTAACGGATGATTTTTATTTCTTATTTTTGATGAATTCAATTTTACACAATGAAATTATATAAATTTTCTTTATTGATGCTGGTTGTGGGCAATGCTGCATTCGCCCAGACACAGAAATTCACGATGGCGGAGGCTGTAAACGGGATGAGAACCAACCTTGCCGTGAAAAATATTTCACAATTTTCATGGTCTGCGGATGGAAAATCTTATATCCAGGCTGTGAAAGGCGGGTATCTGATTACAGATTTAAAAACGAACAAACAGGACACGCTGGTATCTTTAACACAGCTCAACAGACAGTTTTCCAATGATAAACTGAAAGCGGTTCCACAGATTAAATTTTCCGGTACATCAGGGTATTTCAATACAGGAGATAAAATGTTCTGGATTGAAAAATCAGGAAACGACTGGAAAGTGAAAAATCAGGCTGCCGTAGATAAGGATGCCTCTAATGTAAAAATGTTTGGTGACGGCCAGACTTTCGCTTTTACAGCAAAGAATAATTTGTTTGTCAACAAAAATGGGAAAACCATTGCCGTGACCCATGAAGCCAATGAAAATATCATCAGCGGGCAAGCCGTACACAGGAATGAATTTGGAATCGATACAGGAATTTTCCCTGCCCCTAATTCTGAAAGTGTAGCTTTTTATAGAATGGATCAGTCTATGGTAGCGGATTATCCGATCATTGACTGGTCTGTAACGCCTGCTGTGAATCACAATATCAAATATCCAATGGCTGGTCAGATTTCTCATCAGGTAACGCTGGGAGTTTTCAATATTAAAAACCAGTCAACGACTTTCCTGAAAATTGAAGGTGAAAAAGATCAGTACCTGACAGCGGTTACCTGGAGCCCGGATTCCAAATACATTTTTGTAGCGGTTCTGAACAGAGGACAGAATCATATGAAAATGAACCAATATGATGCTGTTACCGGAGAATTAGTGAAAACTTTATTTGAAGAAACAGACAGTAAATATGTAGAGCCGCAGCATCCGCTTACTTTCTTCCCGAATTCCAATACAGACTTTATCTGGCAGAGTCAGAGAACAGGATACAATCATTTATTCCATTACAGCTTGGAAAAAGGATTGGTGGCACAGATCACAAAAGGAGACTGGCTGGTAACTGATATTTTAGGATTCAACGAAAAGAAAAAGGAAATCTATTTCATTTCCACCAAAGACACTCCATTAGAACGACATCTATATAAGATCAACTGGACGAATTTTAAAATGCAGAAACTGGATACTGCAGAAGGAATGCATACCGGAGTACTGAGCAGTGACGGAAACTATCTGTATGATGCTTACAGCAATGCCAATTCACCAAGAGTAGGGAATATTATCAATACGAATAATTTAAAGTCTACGAATATTCTTACCTCAGAAAATCCGTTAAAGAATTATCAGAGACCAGAAATCAAAAATGTAGAATTAAAAGCCGATGACGGAACTCCTTTATATGGAAAGATCATCCTTCCAACAAATTTTGATCCTAATAAAAAATATCCGGCAATCGTTTACTTATACAACGGGCCACACCTGCAGCTGGTAACAAACAGTTTCCCTGCTTCAGGAAACCTTTGGTATGAATATATGGCTCAGAACGGATACATTATCTTCACTATGGATGGAAGAGGCTCTTCCAACCGGGGAATGAAATTTGAGCAAGCCGTATTCAGAAACCTGGGAACTACAGAAATGAACGACCAGATGAAAGGAGTGGAGTACCTGAAATCTCTTCCTTATGTAAATGGTGATAAAATGGGAATTCACGGATGGAGCTTCGGAGGATTTATGACCACAAGCTTTATGCTTCGTAAGCCCGATGTCTTTAAAGTAGGAGTTGCCGGAGGACCTGTTATCGACTGGAGCATGTATGAAATCATGTATGGAGAAAGATATATGGATACTCCACAGGAAAATCCACAAGGATATGCTGCGGCTAATCTTTTGGATAAGGTCCAAAACCTCAAAGGAAAACTATTGATGATTCACGGAGCACAGGATGATGTAGTGGTATGGCAGCATTCCATAAAATTCATCAAATCTGCTGTGGACAACGGAGTTCAGTTAGATTACTTTACATATCCTGGACATCCGCACAATGTGATCGGGAAAGACAGGGTTCACCTGATGCAGAAGATCACAGATTATTTTGATCAGTATCTTAAAAAATAATAATACAATTAATTACAATCCAGTCTAAGTTCTAGACTGGATTTTTTGTTTCTGCTAAAAGCTATTGGAAAACGCAAAGACGCAAGATTATTGAATATCTCATGTAATAAGACGCAAGGATTTTATCTGCGATAAAATTTTATACTGTATAATTTATTTTATATCACCCTGATTTTGCAGATTACCCTGATTTTCATAGCATCTGCGTAATCTGTTTGATCTGGATAAATTTAATTTGAATTCTGAAAATCTTTGATTTTCTTGCGCCCTTAGACTTATGCATAATGTATGATATTCCTTGCGTCTTTGCGTTTTCCAACAAATCATGGCTTGATAATGTCAAGACTTCAGATCTTAACAAACATCAATGTTTTTAATTTTTTGTAATCGTAATTTTGTGTATCTAAAATCAACAATATGGAATTAGGAATAGGAATGTTCGGCGATCTGGCTTTTGACCAGGCTACCGGAAAATATAGAGATGCAGGAACTAAGATCCGTGAAATACTGGATCAGATCAAATTAATGGATGAGGTGGGAATTGATGTTTTTGCGATGGGAGAGCACCACCGTCCTGATTATGCCGTTTCATCACCGGAAATAGTATTGGCAGCAGCGGCAAGTATTACTAAAAATATAAAACTGGCAAGTGGAGTGACTGTTCTAAGTTCTTCGGAGCCGGTAAAGGTATATGAAGATTTTTCAACACTGGATCTGATCTCAGATGGAAGAGCAGAAATATTCGTGGGACGTGGAAGTTTCATTGAGTCATTTCCTTTGTATGGGTATTCATTGAATGATTACGAACAGTTATTTGACGAAAAATTAGAATTATTACTGAAAATTAATTCTGAAGAAAACGTAAGCTGGTCTGGAAAACTTCGGGCTCCGATGCAGAATCAAACGGTGTATCCAAGAGCAAAAAATGACGGGAAGCTTTCAATCTGGAGAGCTGTGGGAGGAACTCCGCAGTCTGTCTTAAGTGCCGCCCAGCTGGGAATGCCTTTGGTAGTAGCCATTATTGGAGGAATGCCTATTCAGTTTAGAAACCTGATCGAATTCTATAAACAGGAATACCAAAAAGCAGGGCATGATGTTTCGAAGATGCAGATCGCCATTCATTCCCATACTTTTGTGAGTGAAGATCAGAACGTTGTAGACGGATATTTTCACAATTACAAATCCCAGATGGATAGGATAGGCGCCTCCAGAGGCTGGGCTCCCTATACCAAAATGCAGTATGACGGAGGAAGAAGCAAAGACGGAGCATTATTTATCGGCAGCCCGGCAGAAGTAGCTGATAAAATCGCTTATATGAAAGAGATTTTCGGAATTACAAGATTTATCGGACATATGGATGTAGGAGATCCGGCTCATGAAGTGATGATGAAATCTATTGAATTATTCGGGAAAGAAGTAAAACCCGCTGTAAAAGGACTGTAACAGGCAAGTTTATATCAAATGCAGGGCATAAATCCCGGATTGTCTTATTCCTGTTCAGCCCGGACTGCCACAAAGTTTGAGACCCGATGAAGATATTTTATCTCGAAATTATAACAGATGCTAGAAAAGAGAGAGGAATTCCTGGCGAAGATTGCGAGTGAAGCTCACACCGGAAACAGGCTTTTAGATATACGGAAAGGAGACCAGAAAAGGTCTCCTTTTTTATTTTTTTTTAAAATATTAGTGACAGATCTTTAATTCAGTGATCATTATTAAAACTGAAAAAATGAAACAAATAGTAGTTGCCTCAGACTTTTCCAACAGCGCAGGCAATGCCCAGGTATACGCTCTGTCCCTTGCAAAAATATAACGGTACTGAATGCCATACATTCTACAGAAGACATCAACAACTGTACGTACCCATTTTATTGAAGATTATTACGTGAGTAAAAGACCGGCTCTGAAAGAATGGACCGAAACCTTCAGCAATCATGAACAATATAAAGATATTCCGGTTAAAGCCATTTGTGATGCTGGTTGTCTTAAAAACAGCTGAGCTTGTATAGAAATTCCAAACAGATGAATCCATTGTTATAACCCACAGAAGATTTTAAACCCTTTGTTTTGGATTAATTTGTGACTTTTGCGGTTTAAGGATTAATTAGACGATCTCAATCAGGCTTCCTCTTTTCTCATCCTTGATAATATTGAGGGCTGTAGGAATCTTTTCTTTCAGCTCTTCCACATGGGAGATGATGCCTACAATCCTGTTTTCCTTTATCAGGTTGGTCAGCGTTTCAAATACGATACTGACAGACTCTGCATCCTGAGTTCCGAAGCCTTCATCAATAAAAAAGAAATTCTTGTCTGCCTTTGCATTGGCCTGAACACTTTCAGCCAGCGCTAGTGCTAGGCTCAATGATACCTGAAAAGCCTGGCCTCCGGAAAGTGTTTTTACACTTCTGCTTCTTCCTTCGTTGAGGTAATCAATAATTTCAAAATCATTGTTTTCATTGAGCTGCAGGCTCAGCTGGTTCTTTGTCATTCTGTGGAAGCGTATATTCGCATGATCACACAGCTGCCTCAGATAAATAGAGGAAACGTACTGTACGAAGCCTGCTCCTTTAAACAGGTTCATCATTATTTTTAAATTTTCAGAGCGTTTCTGAAGCTTTGCCAATTCTTTTAAAAGGTTCTCTTTTTTCACAAATTCCTTTTCCAGCCGGTCTATTTCCGCGGTTTTCGTTACCACAGAATCGCTTATTTGTTTCTGTTCAATTTGCGCTTCATTGAAAAACTTCTCAGTCAAAGAAAACTGTTCGTTATCGAATGAAAGTCCTTTCAGTTTTACTTCCAGCTCTCCGATGAACTTTTTTAAAGCTTCAAAATCAACCTTGAAATGCTGGATCTTAGCCCTTACAAGTTGAATGTCGATTTCCTGAACTAAAATATCCTCAACCTCTTTAAAATCTGTGAAATTTTGACCTGCTAAAGCTTGGGCAATAGCTTCTTTATTTTCCGAAATTTCCTTCTCAAATTCTGTAATCTGTTTTTCAGATTGGCTGACAATGGCTTTTTGTTCTGCCAGTTTTGGGGAGAGCAGTTTTTCCTGTTGTAGCGCCTTCTGATAATTGTCTTCTGTTTCCTTGTTGGAGAACACTAGCTTTTGGTAAGTTTCTTCAACTTCTTCCATTGCCTTTTGGGCATACAGATCCCAATCCAGAATCTTAAGCCCGGAACGGCTGATATTGATCTGTTCCTGCTTCGAAACTTCTTCCATCCGGAAAGCTTCCAGTGCACTCTTATACTTTTCCAGAAGTCTGGTCTCTTTTTCCAGCGTTTCGCGCTCCAGGGCTATGTTTCGCTCAGTTTCTTCAATCTTTTTTTCTAAAGTAAATGAGCCGGAACGTTTTTTCTCAAACTCCTCTTCGTGAGCAGGAGAAAATTGTTTCCATGTAAAATTCATGATGTGATTTTCAATATCTTTCAGGATCTGAAGCACTACTTTCTGTTCCGAATGAAGCTGTTCTTCAAATATTTTTTTGCGGTCCAGAATTTTATCAATTTCAGTTTCCTGTTTTTGAATGCCGGTCATTTCCTGCTCAACGGATGTCATTTTATCCTGAATTTCCTGCAGTTCAGTATTGACATCATGAAATTCTACAACATGAGGATGTTCTTTAGAACCACAGAGAGGACAGTTTTCACCATCATGAAGTTCACTGGCAAAACGGGAGAGTTCCTTTTGGACTTTTAAATGATCCAGCTTCTGGGAAAGCTCCTTTTTCTTCGTCTCTAAGACTTCTTTCCTGGTTTTGAAATCTTCCTTATAATGTTGATGATAGGCAAAAGGTTTTAATT contains:
- a CDS encoding DPP IV N-terminal domain-containing protein yields the protein MKLYKFSLLMLVVGNAAFAQTQKFTMAEAVNGMRTNLAVKNISQFSWSADGKSYIQAVKGGYLITDLKTNKQDTLVSLTQLNRQFSNDKLKAVPQIKFSGTSGYFNTGDKMFWIEKSGNDWKVKNQAAVDKDASNVKMFGDGQTFAFTAKNNLFVNKNGKTIAVTHEANENIISGQAVHRNEFGIDTGIFPAPNSESVAFYRMDQSMVADYPIIDWSVTPAVNHNIKYPMAGQISHQVTLGVFNIKNQSTTFLKIEGEKDQYLTAVTWSPDSKYIFVAVLNRGQNHMKMNQYDAVTGELVKTLFEETDSKYVEPQHPLTFFPNSNTDFIWQSQRTGYNHLFHYSLEKGLVAQITKGDWLVTDILGFNEKKKEIYFISTKDTPLERHLYKINWTNFKMQKLDTAEGMHTGVLSSDGNYLYDAYSNANSPRVGNIINTNNLKSTNILTSENPLKNYQRPEIKNVELKADDGTPLYGKIILPTNFDPNKKYPAIVYLYNGPHLQLVTNSFPASGNLWYEYMAQNGYIIFTMDGRGSSNRGMKFEQAVFRNLGTTEMNDQMKGVEYLKSLPYVNGDKMGIHGWSFGGFMTTSFMLRKPDVFKVGVAGGPVIDWSMYEIMYGERYMDTPQENPQGYAAANLLDKVQNLKGKLLMIHGAQDDVVVWQHSIKFIKSAVDNGVQLDYFTYPGHPHNVIGKDRVHLMQKITDYFDQYLKK
- a CDS encoding LLM class flavin-dependent oxidoreductase; this translates as MELGIGMFGDLAFDQATGKYRDAGTKIREILDQIKLMDEVGIDVFAMGEHHRPDYAVSSPEIVLAAAASITKNIKLASGVTVLSSSEPVKVYEDFSTLDLISDGRAEIFVGRGSFIESFPLYGYSLNDYEQLFDEKLELLLKINSEENVSWSGKLRAPMQNQTVYPRAKNDGKLSIWRAVGGTPQSVLSAAQLGMPLVVAIIGGMPIQFRNLIEFYKQEYQKAGHDVSKMQIAIHSHTFVSEDQNVVDGYFHNYKSQMDRIGASRGWAPYTKMQYDGGRSKDGALFIGSPAEVADKIAYMKEIFGITRFIGHMDVGDPAHEVMMKSIELFGKEVKPAVKGL
- a CDS encoding YceI family protein, with translation MATKWNLDPTHSEITFKVKHMMISNVKGSFRTFTAEIEAEDDTFTNAKTTATIQTDSVFTNNADRDNHLKSAEFFNASEHPTITFESQALNDKVVGNLTINGITKSVTLDVDFGGINVDPWGNTKAGFSFEGKISRKDFGLNWNAALEAGGVMVSDDVKVAGELQFVKQA